The Candidatus Methylomirabilota bacterium genome contains a region encoding:
- a CDS encoding malic enzyme-like NAD(P)-binding protein — MAVAPSASYSITVRVEIRNRPGMLGRVASAIGEAGGDIGAVDLVESQRDRVLRDITVKASDSVHGQQIVNRLKQIAGVRVVNVSDRTFLMHLGGKIEIRNKAPIRTRDDLSMAYTPGVARVCLAIREDRRRAFALTIKHNTVAVVTDGTAVLGLGDIGPEAALPVMEGKAMLFKEFAGVDAFPICLATRDVDKIVETVKLVVPVFGGINLEDIGAPRCFEIENRLRKELDVPVFHDDQHGTAVVVLAALLNALRIVRKDLRRLRVVVTGVGAAGTATIKILQSSGVRDIIGVDEHGTIHRGRTKGMDFMKRWVASTTNPRRVKGGLADAVRGADVFIGLSVPGILRAGDLARMARNPIVFAMANPVPEIQPEEAEGHVAVMATGRSDYPNQINNVLCFPGFFRGLLDSRARTVNDEMKLAAARAIAACVGRSELSAEYIIPSVFNKNVAPAVADGVARAAHDTGHARRSRHPKGAEVP, encoded by the coding sequence ATGGCCGTGGCGCCGAGCGCGAGTTACAGCATCACGGTCCGCGTGGAGATCCGGAACCGCCCCGGCATGCTCGGCCGCGTTGCCTCCGCCATCGGCGAGGCCGGGGGCGACATCGGCGCGGTCGACCTGGTCGAGTCGCAGCGCGATCGCGTGTTGCGCGACATCACCGTCAAGGCCAGCGACAGCGTACACGGCCAGCAGATCGTCAATCGGCTCAAGCAGATCGCCGGCGTGCGCGTCGTCAACGTCTCCGACCGCACCTTCCTGATGCACCTGGGCGGCAAGATCGAGATCCGGAACAAGGCGCCGATCCGGACCCGCGACGACCTCTCCATGGCGTATACCCCGGGCGTTGCCCGGGTGTGCCTGGCGATCCGCGAGGATCGCCGCCGGGCCTTCGCGCTCACGATCAAGCACAACACGGTGGCCGTCGTGACGGACGGTACCGCCGTGCTCGGCCTCGGAGATATCGGACCCGAGGCAGCGCTGCCCGTCATGGAAGGCAAGGCGATGCTGTTCAAGGAATTCGCGGGTGTCGATGCCTTTCCGATCTGCCTGGCGACCCGCGACGTCGACAAGATCGTGGAGACCGTGAAGCTCGTGGTGCCCGTGTTCGGCGGGATCAACCTCGAGGACATTGGGGCGCCACGCTGCTTCGAGATCGAGAACCGGCTACGGAAAGAGCTCGACGTGCCCGTGTTTCACGACGATCAGCACGGGACGGCCGTCGTGGTTCTCGCCGCCCTCTTGAACGCTCTCCGGATCGTGCGAAAGGACCTCCGCCGGTTGCGCGTGGTGGTGACGGGCGTCGGGGCGGCGGGGACCGCGACGATCAAGATCCTCCAGTCGAGCGGCGTCCGGGACATCATCGGTGTGGACGAGCACGGGACCATCCATCGGGGTCGGACCAAAGGCATGGACTTCATGAAGCGGTGGGTCGCCTCGACCACCAATCCACGGCGTGTGAAGGGTGGGCTTGCGGATGCGGTCCGGGGGGCGGATGTGTTCATCGGGCTCTCCGTGCCCGGCATCCTCCGCGCCGGCGATCTCGCGCGCATGGCGCGCAACCCGATTGTCTTCGCGATGGCCAACCCTGTCCCGGAGATCCAGCCCGAAGAGGCGGAGGGACACGTGGCCGTGATGGCGACCGGCCGCTCGGACTATCCCAACCAGATCAACAACGTCCTCTGCTTCCCGGGGTTCTTCCGCGGATTGCTCGACTCCCGGGCGCGGACGGTCAACGACGAGATGAAACTCGCCGCGGCACGCGCCATCGCGGCGTGCGTCGGGCGGAGCGAGCTCTCGGCGGAGTACATCATCCCCAGCGTCTTCAACAAGAACGTCGCGCCGGCGGTCGCCGACGGAGTCGCACGTGCCGCGCACGACACCGGACACGCTCGCCGCAGCCGTCATCCCAAGGGGGCGGAGGTGCCGTGA
- a CDS encoding dolichyl-phosphate beta-glucosyltransferase, translating into MSPRWSIVIPAFNEAQRLPRYLEEVLAYFDGRGEPYEVIVVDDGSTDETAAAVRALARQHGSLSLLALPRNEGKGAAVRAGMLAARGDYRLFTDADGATPIGELKRVEPLLMAGAGIVIGSRVLADPAVSVVARRHRVIAGRLFNWLVARLGLRGVADSQCGFKAFHGAVAKELFEPLQTRGFGFDVEVLLRAQGSGHRIVEVPVNWTDQPGSKVGVLMHGPGMLTQIALARLRARDSR; encoded by the coding sequence GTGAGCCCTCGCTGGTCCATCGTCATCCCGGCCTTCAACGAGGCGCAGCGTCTTCCGCGGTATCTCGAGGAGGTCCTCGCGTATTTTGACGGGCGGGGCGAACCGTACGAGGTCATCGTCGTCGACGACGGAAGCACCGACGAGACCGCCGCCGCCGTGCGTGCGCTCGCTCGTCAACACGGGAGCCTCTCACTCCTCGCGCTGCCCCGGAACGAGGGCAAGGGGGCCGCGGTGCGCGCGGGAATGCTCGCCGCACGCGGCGACTATCGGCTCTTCACCGACGCCGACGGCGCCACGCCGATTGGCGAATTGAAGCGCGTCGAGCCCCTGCTCATGGCCGGCGCCGGCATCGTCATCGGCTCGCGCGTCCTCGCGGACCCGGCCGTGTCCGTTGTCGCTCGCCGACATCGCGTGATCGCGGGACGACTCTTCAACTGGCTCGTGGCGCGGCTCGGGCTGCGTGGCGTCGCCGATTCCCAGTGTGGCTTCAAGGCCTTTCACGGCGCCGTGGCGAAGGAGCTCTTCGAGCCCCTCCAGACACGCGGGTTCGGGTTCGACGTGGAAGTCCTCCTGCGGGCCCAGGGGAGTGGACATCGAATCGTCGAGGTGCCCGTGAACTGGACCGACCAGCCAGGGAGCAAGGTCGGAGTCCTCATGCACGGTCCCGGGATGTTGACGCAGATCGCGCTCGCGCGGCTGCGCGCGCGAGATTCGCGATGA